In a genomic window of Xenopus laevis strain J_2021 chromosome 5S, Xenopus_laevis_v10.1, whole genome shotgun sequence:
- the matn3.S gene encoding matrilin-3: MKQLLSPVLLSVFAFFLGVVHGTHYRMYGGYLPARSYNMRPIVYGSTVLPLSRPMLLNSPPYSANVRYKPEPKTLQVTQPTERACKSRPMDLVFIIDSSRSVRPQEFEKVKIFLSDMIETLDTGEYATRVAVVNYASTVKTEFYLKTYFNKPEMKKAVSMISPLSTGTMTGLAIQAAIEEVFTEEAGSRRAALRIPKVAIIVTDGRPQDRVQDVAARARAMNIEIYAVGVDRADMKSLKLMASEPLDDHVFYVETYGVIEKLTLKFRESLCGVDVCSMGRHDCEHICVSTADSYFCKCRDGYTLNPDKKTCSRIDICALGRHGCEHICVSSDGSYTCKCRNGYTLNPDKKTCSQEVRRVVQVEDPCKCEALVAFQRKVNTHIETLTSKHILLFLFLKCMIVTLGGFRKYVSLEERKCLSVQIEKGHYENCCTP; encoded by the exons ATGAAGCAGCTCCTGAGCCCAGTCCTGCTCTCTGTGTTTGCCTTTTTCCTGGGGGTCGTTCATGGGACCCATTATAGGATGTATGGAGGCTACCTACCTGCCAGAAGCTATAACATGCGCCCAATAGTCTATGGCAGTACAGTGTTGCCCCTCTCCAGGCCAATGCTGTTAAACAGCCCTCCGTATTCAGCCAACGTGAGATACAAACCAGAACCCAAGACTCTCCAGGTGACGCAGCCCACAG AACGTGCTTGCAAGAGTCGTCCCATGGACTTGGTGTTCATCATAGACAGTTCCCGTAGTGTGCGTCCCCAGGAATTTGAGAAAGTCAAGATATTCCTCTCAGACATGATTGAGACCCTAGATACTGGCGAATATGCGACACGTGTTGCTGTAGTAAATTACGCCAGCACTGTCAAAACTGAGTTCTATCTCAAGACCTACTTCAATAAACCAGAGATGAAGAAGGCAGTTTCCATGATCTCCCCTCTGTCCACTGGTACGATGACAGGGCTAGCCATTCAGGCTGCCATCGAGGAGGTGTTTACTGAGGAGGCAGGATCACGAAGGGCAGCGCTCAGGATTCCAAAGGTGGCAATCATTGTTACTGATGGAAGACCTCAGGACAGGGTACAAGACGTTGCTGCAAGAGCACGTGCCATGAATATTGAGATCTACGCTGTCGGAGTTGACAGGGCAGACATGAAGTCTCTAAAGCTGATGGCCAGCGAGCCTCTGGATGACCATGTCTTCTACGTGGAGACTTATGGTGTCATTGAGAAGCTTACCCTAAAGTTCAGGGAGAGTCTATGTG GTGTTGATGTATGTTCAATGGGCAGACATGACTGTGAGCACATCTGTGTCAGCACGGCAGATTCCTACTTCTGTAAGTGCCGGGACGGCTACACCCTGAATCCAGACAAGAAAACATGCTCAC GTATTGACATATGTGCGTTGGGAAGACACGGCTGTGAGCACATTTGTGTATCATCTGATGGATCCTACACCTGCAAGTGTCGTAACGGATACACACTGAACCCAGACAAGAAGACATGTTCAC AGGAAGTTCGAAGAGTTGTTCAAGTAGAAGATCCCTGCAAGTGTGAAGCCCTTGTTGCCTTCCAGAGGAAAGTCAATACACACATCGAGACCTTGACTTCAAAACATATCCTTTTGTTcttgtttctgaaatgtatg ATAGTCACCCTGGGTGGCTTCAGAAAATATGTTTCATTGGAAGAAAGAAAATGTTTGAGTGTTCAG ATAGAAAAGGGCCATTATGAAAACTGTTGCACTCCTTAA